In the Deltaproteobacteria bacterium genome, CGGCGGTGCTCTATGATGTGGCCAGCGATTACCCGAAAGGTCTGGCCGAGTTTTTCAAACAGGCGTGGGAGAAAATCCACGGGCCAGGTTCAGTGGTGGCTTTCGAAAGCTTCACCACCAAAGATGCAGACTTCAGTTCACAGCTCACCAAGATTATTCGCTCGGGTGCCCAGGTGCTGTTCGTACCGCAATATTACAACGAGGTGGCTCTCATTGTGCAGCAGGCTCACGAACTCGGCTGGAACAAGCCGATCGTTGGCAGCGACAGTTGGGGTTCTGCCGAGACGGTCAAGCTGTGCGGCAAAGACTGCTACGGTCTGTTCTTCAGCACCCACTACGCGGCAGCCGGGGCTACCGGGGCAACCAAAGCCTTTATTGATCGGTACAAGAAAAAATACGGCTATGTTCCAGATGACGTGGCTGCCCTGACCTGGGATTCACTGCGCATCGTCCAGCAGGCGATCCAATCGTGCGGCAAAATTACAGGCAACATCGAGAAGGATCGCCTGTGTGTGCGTGATGCTCTGGCAAAGATCAAAGAGTTCGACGGCATTACCGGCAAGATGACTTTTACCGAAGACGGCGATCCGATCAAGTGTGCCGTGATTGTGAAGATCAGCGACAAGGGAGAATACGAGTTTTACAAATCAGTTTGCCCGTAAGGTGAGGTGAGGGCGACGGCTATTTTCCAGTTCGCCATCTCCACCTACCCTGAGAACACACCTCCTGCAGGTGGCACGGGCCAGGGCGCTTCATGCCCTGGCCCCGTTGTTTTGTTTTCCCAAAGACATTGCCACAGAACGGTTTGGGGGAAATACTTATGGGTAGAGCTGCAGCCAAGAGAATAACTTCTAATTTTCAACCAAATAGCCCAATAAAGTCCTTCCTCTTGGCTCTGCGGCTGCCTCAAGCATACAAACCGGAGTAGATCGGCATGGGATTCTTTTTGCAAAATTTGATAAATGCTTTGCAGTGGGGCAGCTTTTATGCCCTCATTGCCCTGGGCTATTCCATGGTCTATGGTGTTCTCATGCTCTTTAACTTCGCTCATGGCGACATCTTTATGGTGGGCGCCTACATAGGTTTCGGTATAGCCTCTGGCCTGTTGGCTCTCACCGCGCTGGGAGGAATCGTTCTTCCCAGCTGGTTGATCCTGGTGCTCACCATTATCATTTCCATGTTTCTTACCTCTTTTGTGGGGATGATCGTGGAAAGGGTGGGGTACAGGCCCCTGCGTGATGCGCCGCGAGCCTCTGCCGCTATTACTGGTCTGATGATCGGCATTATTCTGGAGACGGGCAACCTGGCGCTTCTCGGGGCGAGAAGAGTGAGGTTTCCAACCTTGATCCAATCCACCACTTATGACATTGGGGGCGTGTTCGTAACCAACAAGAAGATCATGATCGTCGTGGTTTCCATTGCTCTCATGTTTGCCCTGCATCAGTTCGTGCGCAAGAG is a window encoding:
- a CDS encoding ABC transporter substrate-binding protein, which gives rise to MKKSSIIVVTLLAVALIVSPSVWAKQKLIKIGINAPLTGDIPKVGEGTKYAAQMWLEDIKAAGGLEVGGKKYPVELVIEDNESKAESAVKANTKMITEDEVLAIVGPQASKQAVPAGDVANNYKTPMISPWSTNPDTTKNRPYVFRGCFLDPFQGPVLANFITKEFGFSKAAVLYDVASDYPKGLAEFFKQAWEKIHGPGSVVAFESFTTKDADFSSQLTKIIRSGAQVLFVPQYYNEVALIVQQAHELGWNKPIVGSDSWGSAETVKLCGKDCYGLFFSTHYAAAGATGATKAFIDRYKKKYGYVPDDVAALTWDSLRIVQQAIQSCGKITGNIEKDRLCVRDALAKIKEFDGITGKMTFTEDGDPIKCAVIVKISDKGEYEFYKSVCP
- a CDS encoding branched-chain amino acid ABC transporter permease — encoded protein: MGFFLQNLINALQWGSFYALIALGYSMVYGVLMLFNFAHGDIFMVGAYIGFGIASGLLALTALGGIVLPSWLILVLTIIISMFLTSFVGMIVERVGYRPLRDAPRASAAITGLMIGIILETGNLALLGARRVRFPTLIQSTTYDIGGVFVTNKKIMIVVVSIALMFALHQFVRKSKWGMAMRAMAFDYVVVPLLGVPINTIARLTFAIGSALAAAAGILFGVAYPVLDPYMGIVFGWKAFVAAILGGRGSILGATLAGFLLGFIEIFVAMIFPSTLRDFIAYSIILLILTFRPHGFFGEPYSARLRL